The sequence GCCCACCGGTCGGGCCCCGTCGGCATCGGCATCGAGCCGGTCACCGACGACCCGCGAGCCCTCGAACAGATCGCCCTCACCCCGGCCGAACGCCGCCTGGCGGACGGCCTCCAGGCCCGCGAGGCAACCGGCGGAACGGGCCGCGCCTACTGGCTCACCGCCCTGTGGTGCGCCAAGGAGGCCGCGGCCAAGGCGGCGGGCAGCGGTCTCGGCGGCCGCCCGCTGGACTGGGCCGTGACGTCCGCGCCGGGCGGCGCGCTGCGGGTGGACTCCCCGGACGGCCGGCACCACCTCGTCCACCTCGACTCCGTCCACGACCTGTCCGCGCACCATGTCGTCGCCTGGACCGGGCCGCCGCCCGGGCCCCGTACGGACACCGACACCCCCACTTCCACGGAGGCCACCCATGGCAGCTGACCCGCTCCCCGAGCGCACCGGGACGATCCTGGCCGAGATCACCGACATGCTGGTGAGCGTCGTCGGCGACGAACTGCTCGTCGTGGGCGAGGTCACCCCCGCGACCACCTTCAACGACGATCTGGCGCTGGAGAGCATCGAGTTCGTCGCCCTCGCCGAGCTGCTGCAACAGCGCTACGGCAGCGCGGTGGACCTCCTCGGCCTCCTCGCGGAGAAGGACATCGACCAGATCCTGGCCATGACGGTCGGCGAACTCGCCGTCCATATCGACACGGTCACCGCCGCCGACCAGGCCTGCACGGGCTGAGCGCACCCATGTCCCTGACCCCCGCGGGCGGGCTGCGCCTGCACACCCAGCGGCTGCCGGGCCGCGGCGACGGCGACGGCGGCCCCACGGTCGTCTTCCTCCACGGCCTCGTGATGGACAACCTGTCGAGCTTCTACTGCACCCTCGCGGGTCCCGTATCCCGCGCCGGTCACCCGGTGCTCCTCTACGACCAGCGCGGACACGGCCGCAGCGACCGCCCGCCCGGCGGCTACGACCGGGACACCGCGGCCGCCGACCTCGCCGCCCTGCTCGGCTCCCTCGGCCTCGACCGCCGCCCGGTCCATCTGGTCGGCAACAGCTACGGCGGGGTGCTCGCCCTGCACA is a genomic window of Streptomyces sp. Edi2 containing:
- a CDS encoding phosphopantetheine-binding protein, which encodes MAADPLPERTGTILAEITDMLVSVVGDELLVVGEVTPATTFNDDLALESIEFVALAELLQQRYGSAVDLLGLLAEKDIDQILAMTVGELAVHIDTVTAADQACTG